In Ictalurus furcatus strain D&B chromosome 23, Billie_1.0, whole genome shotgun sequence, a single window of DNA contains:
- the LOC128599542 gene encoding uncharacterized protein LOC128599542 isoform X2, protein MECVYQLKIVHDASSYIPKCCNQFFFEELLSVLTYSYQINELSLYTETKLLCAVLGEETMKTLYLFTLTLTGVLTQVSKYGVNYPDNQICAVRGFSVSIPCTYFYPTSNPNIQVTQMLWCSMNSNRDVCINPPYVYNSALNTTSDFEYAGDNKSDCTLLIHNVQFSYSGEYRFRFITDVTGGRWTGVPGPTLQVADLKVSLIRLSGNGTLKQGDSLNLTCDVNCTQSSSQFVWSKNNERLPESGPVLHFPAVTVRDSGNYTCTWKTNMTSGSETISLLVEGENPERDFAQWHIWIIVLVIVVVILVIVAAVINHRRKRVEAQEENSGKGAEKAQVGENTHDKPTKPQLNIVPQLDDETLHTEEVTYATVFVKDKKPEQGYELVQSHTNHLTHMIQHKMLRKTVIDWIQMNGEL, encoded by the exons ATGGAGTGCGTGTACCAATTAAAAATTGTGCATGATGCCTCCAGCTACATCCCCAAGTGTtgtaatcaatttttttttgaggaactTCTTTCAGTTCTCACTTATAGTTACCAAATCAATGAGCTAAGTCTGTACACAGAAACAAAGCTGCTGTGCGCAGTTCTTGGTGAAGAAACGATGAAGACGCTGTACTTGTTCACGCTCACGCTGACTG GTGTTCTCACTCAGGTCAGTAAATATGGTGTGAACTATCCGGATAATCAGATCTGTGCTGTGAGAGGATTCAGTGTCTCCATTCCCTGTACTTATTTTTATCCAACATCAAATCCCAATATTCAGGTGACACAAATGCTTTGGTGCTCAATGAACTCAAACAGAGACGTGTGTATAAACCCCCCGTATGTTTATAACAGCGCATTAAACACCACATCAGACTTTGAGTACGCTGGAGACAACAAATCAGACTGCACTTTGTTAATCCACAATGTACAGTTCAGTTATTCTGGAGAGTACAGATTCAGATTTATAACTGATGTGACCGGTGGAAGATGGACAGGTGTACCTGGACCGACTCTACAAGTTGCAG ATTTAAAGGTGTCACTAATCAGGCTCAGTGGAAACGGAACCCTTAAACAAGGAGACTCGTTAAATCTGACGTGTGATGTGAACTGCACACAAAGTTCCTCACAGTTTGTGTGGTCTAAGAACAACGAGCGCTTACCTGAATCAGGACCCGTTCTTCACTTTCCTGCTGTAACCGTGAGGGATTCTGGGAATTACACCTGCACTTGGAAAACCAACATGACGTCAGGATCTGAAACGATCAGCCTTCTCGTCGAGG GTGAAAACCCTGAAAGAG aTTTTGCTCAGTGGCACATCTGGATCATTGTTCTGGTGATTGTTGTTGTGATTTTGGTGATTGTGGCAGCTGTAATTAACCACAGGAG GAAGAGAGTAGAAGCTCAAGAAGAAAACAGTGGGAAAGGTGCAGAGAAAGCACAG GTTGGAGAAAACACACATGATAAACCGACAAAGCCACAGCTAAACATCGTTCCTCAACTGGATGATGAAACGTTGCACACGGAGGAAGTGACTTATGCGACTGTGTTTGTCAAAGACAAGAAACCTGAGCAGGGGTACGAGCTAGTGCAGTCACATACTAATCACCTAACACATATGATTCAGCATAAGATGTTACGGAAAACTGTGATAGATTGGATTCAGATGAATGGAGAATTGTAA
- the LOC128599542 gene encoding uncharacterized protein LOC128599542 isoform X1: MECVYQLKIVHDASSYIPKCCNQFFFEELLSVLTYSYQINELSLYTETKLLCAVLGEETMKTLYLFTLTLTGVLTQVSKYGVNYPDNQICAVRGFSVSIPCTYFYPTSNPNIQVTQMLWCSMNSNRDVCINPPYVYNSALNTTSDFEYAGDNKSDCTLLIHNVQFSYSGEYRFRFITDVTGGRWTGVPGPTLQVADLKVSLIRLSGNGTLKQGDSLNLTCDVNCTQSSSQFVWSKNNERLPESGPVLHFPAVTVRDSGNYTCTWKTNMTSGSETISLLVEGENPERDFAQWHIWIIVLVIVVVILVIVAAVINHRRKRVEAQEENSGKGAEKAQQVGENTHDKPTKPQLNIVPQLDDETLHTEEVTYATVFVKDKKPEQGYELVQSHTNHLTHMIQHKMLRKTVIDWIQMNGEL; this comes from the exons ATGGAGTGCGTGTACCAATTAAAAATTGTGCATGATGCCTCCAGCTACATCCCCAAGTGTtgtaatcaatttttttttgaggaactTCTTTCAGTTCTCACTTATAGTTACCAAATCAATGAGCTAAGTCTGTACACAGAAACAAAGCTGCTGTGCGCAGTTCTTGGTGAAGAAACGATGAAGACGCTGTACTTGTTCACGCTCACGCTGACTG GTGTTCTCACTCAGGTCAGTAAATATGGTGTGAACTATCCGGATAATCAGATCTGTGCTGTGAGAGGATTCAGTGTCTCCATTCCCTGTACTTATTTTTATCCAACATCAAATCCCAATATTCAGGTGACACAAATGCTTTGGTGCTCAATGAACTCAAACAGAGACGTGTGTATAAACCCCCCGTATGTTTATAACAGCGCATTAAACACCACATCAGACTTTGAGTACGCTGGAGACAACAAATCAGACTGCACTTTGTTAATCCACAATGTACAGTTCAGTTATTCTGGAGAGTACAGATTCAGATTTATAACTGATGTGACCGGTGGAAGATGGACAGGTGTACCTGGACCGACTCTACAAGTTGCAG ATTTAAAGGTGTCACTAATCAGGCTCAGTGGAAACGGAACCCTTAAACAAGGAGACTCGTTAAATCTGACGTGTGATGTGAACTGCACACAAAGTTCCTCACAGTTTGTGTGGTCTAAGAACAACGAGCGCTTACCTGAATCAGGACCCGTTCTTCACTTTCCTGCTGTAACCGTGAGGGATTCTGGGAATTACACCTGCACTTGGAAAACCAACATGACGTCAGGATCTGAAACGATCAGCCTTCTCGTCGAGG GTGAAAACCCTGAAAGAG aTTTTGCTCAGTGGCACATCTGGATCATTGTTCTGGTGATTGTTGTTGTGATTTTGGTGATTGTGGCAGCTGTAATTAACCACAGGAG GAAGAGAGTAGAAGCTCAAGAAGAAAACAGTGGGAAAGGTGCAGAGAAAGCACAG CAGGTTGGAGAAAACACACATGATAAACCGACAAAGCCACAGCTAAACATCGTTCCTCAACTGGATGATGAAACGTTGCACACGGAGGAAGTGACTTATGCGACTGTGTTTGTCAAAGACAAGAAACCTGAGCAGGGGTACGAGCTAGTGCAGTCACATACTAATCACCTAACACATATGATTCAGCATAAGATGTTACGGAAAACTGTGATAGATTGGATTCAGATGAATGGAGAATTGTAA
- the LOC128599542 gene encoding uncharacterized protein LOC128599542 isoform X3 yields the protein MECVYQLKIVHDASSYIPKCCNQFFFEELLSVLTYSYQINELSLYTETKLLCAVLGEETMKTLYLFTLTLTGVLTQVSKYGVNYPDNQICAVRGFSVSIPCTYFYPTSNPNIQVTQMLWCSMNSNRDVCINPPYVYNSALNTTSDFEYAGDNKSDCTLLIHNVQFSYSGEYRFRFITDVTGGRWTGVPGPTLQVADLKVSLIRLSGNGTLKQGDSLNLTCDVNCTQSSSQFVWSKNNERLPESGPVLHFPAVTVRDSGNYTCTWKTNMTSGSETISLLVEGENPERDFAQWHIWIIVLVIVVVILVIVAAVINHRRKRVEAQEENSGKGAEKAQQVGENTHDKPTKPQLNIVPQLDDETLHTEEVTYATVFVKDKKPEQGRVHTERQEEDDSVIYSTVKNT from the exons ATGGAGTGCGTGTACCAATTAAAAATTGTGCATGATGCCTCCAGCTACATCCCCAAGTGTtgtaatcaatttttttttgaggaactTCTTTCAGTTCTCACTTATAGTTACCAAATCAATGAGCTAAGTCTGTACACAGAAACAAAGCTGCTGTGCGCAGTTCTTGGTGAAGAAACGATGAAGACGCTGTACTTGTTCACGCTCACGCTGACTG GTGTTCTCACTCAGGTCAGTAAATATGGTGTGAACTATCCGGATAATCAGATCTGTGCTGTGAGAGGATTCAGTGTCTCCATTCCCTGTACTTATTTTTATCCAACATCAAATCCCAATATTCAGGTGACACAAATGCTTTGGTGCTCAATGAACTCAAACAGAGACGTGTGTATAAACCCCCCGTATGTTTATAACAGCGCATTAAACACCACATCAGACTTTGAGTACGCTGGAGACAACAAATCAGACTGCACTTTGTTAATCCACAATGTACAGTTCAGTTATTCTGGAGAGTACAGATTCAGATTTATAACTGATGTGACCGGTGGAAGATGGACAGGTGTACCTGGACCGACTCTACAAGTTGCAG ATTTAAAGGTGTCACTAATCAGGCTCAGTGGAAACGGAACCCTTAAACAAGGAGACTCGTTAAATCTGACGTGTGATGTGAACTGCACACAAAGTTCCTCACAGTTTGTGTGGTCTAAGAACAACGAGCGCTTACCTGAATCAGGACCCGTTCTTCACTTTCCTGCTGTAACCGTGAGGGATTCTGGGAATTACACCTGCACTTGGAAAACCAACATGACGTCAGGATCTGAAACGATCAGCCTTCTCGTCGAGG GTGAAAACCCTGAAAGAG aTTTTGCTCAGTGGCACATCTGGATCATTGTTCTGGTGATTGTTGTTGTGATTTTGGTGATTGTGGCAGCTGTAATTAACCACAGGAG GAAGAGAGTAGAAGCTCAAGAAGAAAACAGTGGGAAAGGTGCAGAGAAAGCACAG CAGGTTGGAGAAAACACACATGATAAACCGACAAAGCCACAGCTAAACATCGTTCCTCAACTGGATGATGAAACGTTGCACACGGAGGAAGTGACTTATGCGACTGTGTTTGTCAAAGACAAGAAACCTGAGCAGGG ACGTGTCCACACTGAACGACAGGAGGAGGATGACAGTGTTATCTACAGCACTGTCAAAAACACCTGA
- the LOC128599542 gene encoding uncharacterized protein LOC128599542 isoform X5, which yields MECVYQLKIVHDASSYIPKCCNQFFFEELLSVLTYSYQINELSLYTETKLLCAVLGEETMKTLYLFTLTLTGVLTQVSKYGVNYPDNQICAVRGFSVSIPCTYFYPTSNPNIQVTQMLWCSMNSNRDVCINPPYVYNSALNTTSDFEYAGDNKSDCTLLIHNVQFSYSGEYRFRFITDVTGGRWTGVPGPTLQVADLKVSLIRLSGNGTLKQGDSLNLTCDVNCTQSSSQFVWSKNNERLPESGPVLHFPAVTVRDSGNYTCTWKTNMTSGSETISLLVEGENQWTIWIIVLVIAGVIFISVTGAVIYNRRFLHTGQKKEDDSTIFANVQQQKEDNSNIYENVQQQKEDNSNIYENVQQQKDSFAIYANL from the exons ATGGAGTGCGTGTACCAATTAAAAATTGTGCATGATGCCTCCAGCTACATCCCCAAGTGTtgtaatcaatttttttttgaggaactTCTTTCAGTTCTCACTTATAGTTACCAAATCAATGAGCTAAGTCTGTACACAGAAACAAAGCTGCTGTGCGCAGTTCTTGGTGAAGAAACGATGAAGACGCTGTACTTGTTCACGCTCACGCTGACTG GTGTTCTCACTCAGGTCAGTAAATATGGTGTGAACTATCCGGATAATCAGATCTGTGCTGTGAGAGGATTCAGTGTCTCCATTCCCTGTACTTATTTTTATCCAACATCAAATCCCAATATTCAGGTGACACAAATGCTTTGGTGCTCAATGAACTCAAACAGAGACGTGTGTATAAACCCCCCGTATGTTTATAACAGCGCATTAAACACCACATCAGACTTTGAGTACGCTGGAGACAACAAATCAGACTGCACTTTGTTAATCCACAATGTACAGTTCAGTTATTCTGGAGAGTACAGATTCAGATTTATAACTGATGTGACCGGTGGAAGATGGACAGGTGTACCTGGACCGACTCTACAAGTTGCAG ATTTAAAGGTGTCACTAATCAGGCTCAGTGGAAACGGAACCCTTAAACAAGGAGACTCGTTAAATCTGACGTGTGATGTGAACTGCACACAAAGTTCCTCACAGTTTGTGTGGTCTAAGAACAACGAGCGCTTACCTGAATCAGGACCCGTTCTTCACTTTCCTGCTGTAACCGTGAGGGATTCTGGGAATTACACCTGCACTTGGAAAACCAACATGACGTCAGGATCTGAAACGATCAGCCTTCTCGTCGAGG GTGAAAATCAGTGGACAATCTGGATCATTGTTTTGGTGATAGCTGGAgtgattttcatttcagtgactGGAGCTGTGATTTACAACAGGAG GTTTCTCCACACTGGGCAGAAGAAGGAGGACGACTCTACTATCTTCGCTAATGTACAGCAGCAGAAAGAGGACAATTCTAATATCTATGAAAATGTACAGCAGCAGAAAGAGGACAATTCTAATATCTATGAAAATGTACAGCAGCAGAAGGACAGTTTTGCTATCTATGCTAATCTATAG
- the LOC128599419 gene encoding myeloid cell surface antigen CD33-like — protein MKMLHSSVILLTLSGVLTQDSKYGVNYPDNPICAVRGFSVSIPCSYYYPTSNPNIQVTQMLWCSMNSNTDVCENPPYVYNSSSITTSDFEYAGDNKSNCTLLIHNVQFNYSGEYKFRFITDMTGGRWTGVPGAILQVADLKVSLIRLSGNGTLKQGDSLNLTCDVNCTQSSSQFVWSKNNERLNTSGPVLHFPAVTVRDSGNYTCTWKTSMTSGSKAISLLVEDDNTENPETPDHPGHWSVWIIVLVTAGVIFMVLAVPAVIYIRRRKFKAPEDNGGESGEKTQV, from the exons ATGAAGATGCTGCACTCGTCTGTGATTCTGCTCACGCTGTCCG GTGTTCTCACTCAGGACAGTAAATATGGTGTGAACTATCCGGATAATCCGATCTGTGCTGTGAGAGGATTCAGTGTTTCCATTCCCTGTAGTTATTATTATCCAACATCAAATCCCAATATTCAGGTGACACAAATGCTTTGGTGCTCAATGAACTCAAACACAGACGTGTGTGAAAACCCCCCGTATGTTTATAACAGCTCATCAATCACCACATCAGACTTTGAGTACGCTGGAGACAACAAATCAAACTGCACTTTGTTAATCCACAATGTACAGTTCAATTATTCTGGAGAGTACAAGTTCAGATTTATAACTGATATGACTGGTGGAAGATGGACAGGTGTACCTGGAGCGATTCTACAAGTTGCAG ATTTAAAGGTGTCACTAATCAGGCTCAGTGGAAACGGAACCCTTAAACAAGGAGACTCGTTAAATCTGACGTGTGATGTGAACTGCACACAAAGTTCCTCACAGTTTGTGTGGTCTAAGAACAACGAGCGCTTAAATACATCAGGACCCGTTCTTCACTTTCCTGCTGTAACCGTGAGGGATTCTGGGAATTACACCTGCACTTGGAAAACCAGCATGACGTCAGGATCTAAAGCGATCAGCCTTCTCGTCGAGG ATGACAACACTGAAAATCCTGAAACTCCTGACCATCCTGGTCATTGGTCAGTCTGGATCATTGTTTTAGTGACAGCTGGAGTGATTTTCATGGTCTTAGCTGTCCCAGCTGTGATTTACATCAGGAG GAGGAAATTTAAAGCTCCGGAAGACAACGGGGGGGAAAGTGGAGAGAAAACCCAGGTATGA
- the LOC128599542 gene encoding uncharacterized protein LOC128599542 isoform X4: MECVYQLKIVHDASSYIPKCCNQFFFEELLSVLTYSYQINELSLYTETKLLCAVLGEETMKTLYLFTLTLTGVLTQVSKYGVNYPDNQICAVRGFSVSIPCTYFYPTSNPNIQVTQMLWCSMNSNRDVCINPPYVYNSALNTTSDFEYAGDNKSDCTLLIHNVQFSYSGEYRFRFITDVTGGRWTGVPGPTLQVADLKVSLIRLSGNGTLKQGDSLNLTCDVNCTQSSSQFVWSKNNERLPESGPVLHFPAVTVRDSGNYTCTWKTNMTSGSETISLLVEGENQWTIWIIVLVIAGVIFISVTGAVIYNRRFPCDCRFLHTGQKKEDDSTIFANVQQQKEDNSNIYENVQQQKEDNSNIYENVQQQKDSFAIYANL, from the exons ATGGAGTGCGTGTACCAATTAAAAATTGTGCATGATGCCTCCAGCTACATCCCCAAGTGTtgtaatcaatttttttttgaggaactTCTTTCAGTTCTCACTTATAGTTACCAAATCAATGAGCTAAGTCTGTACACAGAAACAAAGCTGCTGTGCGCAGTTCTTGGTGAAGAAACGATGAAGACGCTGTACTTGTTCACGCTCACGCTGACTG GTGTTCTCACTCAGGTCAGTAAATATGGTGTGAACTATCCGGATAATCAGATCTGTGCTGTGAGAGGATTCAGTGTCTCCATTCCCTGTACTTATTTTTATCCAACATCAAATCCCAATATTCAGGTGACACAAATGCTTTGGTGCTCAATGAACTCAAACAGAGACGTGTGTATAAACCCCCCGTATGTTTATAACAGCGCATTAAACACCACATCAGACTTTGAGTACGCTGGAGACAACAAATCAGACTGCACTTTGTTAATCCACAATGTACAGTTCAGTTATTCTGGAGAGTACAGATTCAGATTTATAACTGATGTGACCGGTGGAAGATGGACAGGTGTACCTGGACCGACTCTACAAGTTGCAG ATTTAAAGGTGTCACTAATCAGGCTCAGTGGAAACGGAACCCTTAAACAAGGAGACTCGTTAAATCTGACGTGTGATGTGAACTGCACACAAAGTTCCTCACAGTTTGTGTGGTCTAAGAACAACGAGCGCTTACCTGAATCAGGACCCGTTCTTCACTTTCCTGCTGTAACCGTGAGGGATTCTGGGAATTACACCTGCACTTGGAAAACCAACATGACGTCAGGATCTGAAACGATCAGCCTTCTCGTCGAGG GTGAAAATCAGTGGACAATCTGGATCATTGTTTTGGTGATAGCTGGAgtgattttcatttcagtgactGGAGCTGTGATTTACAACAGGAG GTTTCCGTGTGACTGCAGGTTTCTCCACACTGGGCAGAAGAAGGAGGACGACTCTACTATCTTCGCTAATGTACAGCAGCAGAAAGAGGACAATTCTAATATCTATGAAAATGTACAGCAGCAGAAAGAGGACAATTCTAATATCTATGAAAATGTACAGCAGCAGAAGGACAGTTTTGCTATCTATGCTAATCTATAG